A single region of the Salicibibacter cibi genome encodes:
- a CDS encoding tripartite tricarboxylate transporter TctB family protein, producing the protein MTMNQKISIPLLVLAVSYIIASILLPTYEYIIIDANAFPILLGSLLIILSVILFFTKSDEGASLFVAKKDFKVIATVLGMLLIYILLLEHLGFVFITTLFIFICSLFLGYRNHIANAIVSIIVPISLYLLFTRYLMIALPEGILPF; encoded by the coding sequence ATGACAATGAATCAAAAAATTAGTATCCCTCTATTAGTACTTGCTGTGAGCTATATAATAGCAAGTATTCTCTTGCCAACCTATGAGTACATCATTATTGATGCTAATGCGTTCCCCATTCTTCTAGGATCATTACTGATTATTTTATCAGTTATATTGTTCTTCACGAAGAGTGACGAAGGTGCAAGTCTCTTTGTAGCAAAAAAAGATTTTAAAGTTATTGCCACTGTTCTAGGCATGCTTCTCATTTATATTTTACTATTAGAGCATCTTGGATTTGTGTTTATTACAACATTGTTTATCTTTATTTGCTCTCTATTTCTCGGCTATCGAAATCATATAGCGAATGCCATTGTCTCAATTATCGTTCCTATCAGCTTATATTTATTATTTACGAGATACTTAATGATTGCATTACCAGAGGGTATTTTACCATTTTAG